In Falco biarmicus isolate bFalBia1 chromosome 7, bFalBia1.pri, whole genome shotgun sequence, a single window of DNA contains:
- the LINGO1 gene encoding leucine-rich repeat and immunoglobulin-like domain-containing nogo receptor-interacting protein 1 isoform X2 has product MQVRDRMVAGEASMRSPILACWQPILLLMLGSILSGSATGCPPRCECSAQERAVLCHRKRFMVVPEGIPTETRLLDLGKNRIKTLNQDEFANYPHLEELELNENIISAVEPGAFNNLFNLRTLGLRSNRLKLIPLGVFTGLSNLTKLDISENKIVILLDYMFQDLYNLKSLEVGDNDLVYISHRAFSGLNSLEQLTLEKCNLTSIPTEALSHLHGLIVLRLRHLNINTIRDYSFKRLYRLKVLEISHWPYLDTMTSNCLYGLNLTSLSITHCNLTSIPYVSVRHLVYLRFLNLSYNPIVTIEGSMLHDLLRLQEIQLVGGQLTMVEPFAFRGLNYLRILNVSGNLLTTLEESAFHSVGNLETLILDNNPLACDCRLLWVFRRRWRLNFNKQQPTCSTPEFVQGKEFKDFPDVLLPNYFTCRRARIRDRKAQQIFVDEGHTVHFVCRADGDPPPTIMWLSPRKHLISTKTNGRLTVFPDGTLEVRYAQIQDNGTYLCIASNAGGNDTMLAHLHVRSYSPDWPHQPNKTFAFISNQPNESDANSTRATVPFPFDIKTLIIATTMGFISFLGVVLFCLVLLFLWSRGKGNTKHNIEIEYVPRKSDAGISSADAPRKFNMKMI; this is encoded by the coding sequence GTGAGAGATAGGATGGTAGCTGGGGAGGCGAGTATGCGCAGCCCAATCCTGGCCTGCTGGCAGCCGATTCTCCTCCTGATGCTGGGATCCATCCTGTCCGGCTCCGCCACGGGCTGCCCGCCACGCTGCGAGTGCTCTGCCCAGGAGCGCGCCGTCCTGTGCCACCGAAAGCGATTCATGGTCGTGCCGGAGGGGATCCCGACTGAGACCAGGCTGCTGGACTTGGGCAAGAACCGCATCAAGACACTCAACCAGGATGAATTTGCCAACTACCCTcacctggaggagctggagctcaATGAGAACATTATCAGTGCCGTTGAACCTGGGGCTTTCAACAACCTCTTCAACCTCAGGACGCTGGGGCTCAGGAGTAACAGACTCAAGCTGATCCCCTTGGGGGTGTTTACCGGACTCAGCAACCTTACCAAGCTAGACATTAGTGAGAACAAAATCGTGATCCTCCTAGACTACATGTTCCAGGACTTGTACAACCTGAAGTCTTTGGAGGTGGGGGACAATGACCTTGTCTACATCTCCCACCGGGCCTTCAGCGGCCTCAACAGCCTGGAGCAGCTCACCCTGGAGAAATGCAACCTGACTTCCATCCCCACGGAGGCCCTGTCTCACCTTCACGGCTTGATCGTGCTGCGGCTGCGCCATCTGAACATCAACACCATCCGGGATTACTCATTCAAGAGGCTGTACCGGCTCAAGGTCCTTGAGATCTCACACTGGCCCTACCTGGATACTATGACGTCCAACTGCCTCTACGGGTTGAATCTGACCTCCTTGTCCATCACTCACTGCAACCTGACGTCCATCCCGTACGTGTCAGTGAGGCATTTGGTTTACCTCCGGTTCCTGAACCTGTCCTACAACCCCATCGTCACCATCGAGGGCTCCATGCTCCATGACCTGCTCAGGCTGCAGGAGATCCAGCTGGTGGGAGGGCAGCTCACCATGGTGGAGCCCTTCGCCTTCCGCGGCCTCAATTACCTGCGCATACTGAACGTGTCAGGGAATTTGCTGACCACCCTGGAGGAGTCGGCCTTCCACTCGGTGGGCAACCTGGAGACGCTCATCCTCGACAACAACCCCTTAGCCTGCGACTGTCGGCTGCTCTGGGTTTTCCGGCGGCGATGGAGATTGAACTTCAACAAGCAGCAGCCCACCTGCTCCACCCCCGAGTTTGTCCAGGGCAAGGAGTTCAAAGACTTCCCTGACGTCCTCCTGCCCAACTACTTCACCTGCCGCCGAGCACGGATACGGGACCGCAAAGCTCAGCAGATCTTTGTGGACGAAGGCCACACGGTCCATTTTGTCTGCCGGGCAGATGGGGACCCGCCCCCCACCATCATGTGGCTCTCCCCGCGGAAGCACCTCATCTCTACCAAAACCAACGGGCGGCTCACTGTCTTCCCTGACGGCACGCTGGAGGTGCGCTACGCCCAGATCCAGGACAACGGCACCTACCTATGCATCGCCAGCAACGCGGGTGGCAACGACACCATGCTGGCCCACCTGCACGTGCGCAGCTACTCCCCAGACTGGCCCCACCAGCCCAACAAGACCTTCGCGTTCATCTCCAACCAGCCCAACGAGAGCGATGCCAACAGCACGCGCGCCACCGTGCCTTTCCCCTTTGACATCAAGACTCTCATCATCGCCACCACCATGGGCTTCATTTCCTTCCTGGGTGTCGTGCTTTTCTGTCTGGTGCTCCTCTTCCTGTGGAGCCGGGGGAAAGGCAACACCAAGCACAACATTGAGATCGAGTATGTGCCACGGAAATCCGATGCGGGCATCAGCTCTGCCGACGCGCCGCGCAAGTTCAACATGAAAATGATTTAA
- the LINGO1 gene encoding leucine-rich repeat and immunoglobulin-like domain-containing nogo receptor-interacting protein 1 isoform X1 has translation MQPQSNCQSRSGCRTPIPGSRLGAAESRYFRRLSKSSWLESHAFTWVRDRMVAGEASMRSPILACWQPILLLMLGSILSGSATGCPPRCECSAQERAVLCHRKRFMVVPEGIPTETRLLDLGKNRIKTLNQDEFANYPHLEELELNENIISAVEPGAFNNLFNLRTLGLRSNRLKLIPLGVFTGLSNLTKLDISENKIVILLDYMFQDLYNLKSLEVGDNDLVYISHRAFSGLNSLEQLTLEKCNLTSIPTEALSHLHGLIVLRLRHLNINTIRDYSFKRLYRLKVLEISHWPYLDTMTSNCLYGLNLTSLSITHCNLTSIPYVSVRHLVYLRFLNLSYNPIVTIEGSMLHDLLRLQEIQLVGGQLTMVEPFAFRGLNYLRILNVSGNLLTTLEESAFHSVGNLETLILDNNPLACDCRLLWVFRRRWRLNFNKQQPTCSTPEFVQGKEFKDFPDVLLPNYFTCRRARIRDRKAQQIFVDEGHTVHFVCRADGDPPPTIMWLSPRKHLISTKTNGRLTVFPDGTLEVRYAQIQDNGTYLCIASNAGGNDTMLAHLHVRSYSPDWPHQPNKTFAFISNQPNESDANSTRATVPFPFDIKTLIIATTMGFISFLGVVLFCLVLLFLWSRGKGNTKHNIEIEYVPRKSDAGISSADAPRKFNMKMI, from the exons CCTCAGAGCAACTGCCAGAGCAGATCAGGTTGCCGCACACCTATTCCAGGCTCCCGCCTCGGAGCAGCTGAAAGCAGATACTTCAGGAGGCTGAGCAAAAGCTCCTGGCTGGAGAGTCATGCCTTCACGTGG GTGAGAGATAGGATGGTAGCTGGGGAGGCGAGTATGCGCAGCCCAATCCTGGCCTGCTGGCAGCCGATTCTCCTCCTGATGCTGGGATCCATCCTGTCCGGCTCCGCCACGGGCTGCCCGCCACGCTGCGAGTGCTCTGCCCAGGAGCGCGCCGTCCTGTGCCACCGAAAGCGATTCATGGTCGTGCCGGAGGGGATCCCGACTGAGACCAGGCTGCTGGACTTGGGCAAGAACCGCATCAAGACACTCAACCAGGATGAATTTGCCAACTACCCTcacctggaggagctggagctcaATGAGAACATTATCAGTGCCGTTGAACCTGGGGCTTTCAACAACCTCTTCAACCTCAGGACGCTGGGGCTCAGGAGTAACAGACTCAAGCTGATCCCCTTGGGGGTGTTTACCGGACTCAGCAACCTTACCAAGCTAGACATTAGTGAGAACAAAATCGTGATCCTCCTAGACTACATGTTCCAGGACTTGTACAACCTGAAGTCTTTGGAGGTGGGGGACAATGACCTTGTCTACATCTCCCACCGGGCCTTCAGCGGCCTCAACAGCCTGGAGCAGCTCACCCTGGAGAAATGCAACCTGACTTCCATCCCCACGGAGGCCCTGTCTCACCTTCACGGCTTGATCGTGCTGCGGCTGCGCCATCTGAACATCAACACCATCCGGGATTACTCATTCAAGAGGCTGTACCGGCTCAAGGTCCTTGAGATCTCACACTGGCCCTACCTGGATACTATGACGTCCAACTGCCTCTACGGGTTGAATCTGACCTCCTTGTCCATCACTCACTGCAACCTGACGTCCATCCCGTACGTGTCAGTGAGGCATTTGGTTTACCTCCGGTTCCTGAACCTGTCCTACAACCCCATCGTCACCATCGAGGGCTCCATGCTCCATGACCTGCTCAGGCTGCAGGAGATCCAGCTGGTGGGAGGGCAGCTCACCATGGTGGAGCCCTTCGCCTTCCGCGGCCTCAATTACCTGCGCATACTGAACGTGTCAGGGAATTTGCTGACCACCCTGGAGGAGTCGGCCTTCCACTCGGTGGGCAACCTGGAGACGCTCATCCTCGACAACAACCCCTTAGCCTGCGACTGTCGGCTGCTCTGGGTTTTCCGGCGGCGATGGAGATTGAACTTCAACAAGCAGCAGCCCACCTGCTCCACCCCCGAGTTTGTCCAGGGCAAGGAGTTCAAAGACTTCCCTGACGTCCTCCTGCCCAACTACTTCACCTGCCGCCGAGCACGGATACGGGACCGCAAAGCTCAGCAGATCTTTGTGGACGAAGGCCACACGGTCCATTTTGTCTGCCGGGCAGATGGGGACCCGCCCCCCACCATCATGTGGCTCTCCCCGCGGAAGCACCTCATCTCTACCAAAACCAACGGGCGGCTCACTGTCTTCCCTGACGGCACGCTGGAGGTGCGCTACGCCCAGATCCAGGACAACGGCACCTACCTATGCATCGCCAGCAACGCGGGTGGCAACGACACCATGCTGGCCCACCTGCACGTGCGCAGCTACTCCCCAGACTGGCCCCACCAGCCCAACAAGACCTTCGCGTTCATCTCCAACCAGCCCAACGAGAGCGATGCCAACAGCACGCGCGCCACCGTGCCTTTCCCCTTTGACATCAAGACTCTCATCATCGCCACCACCATGGGCTTCATTTCCTTCCTGGGTGTCGTGCTTTTCTGTCTGGTGCTCCTCTTCCTGTGGAGCCGGGGGAAAGGCAACACCAAGCACAACATTGAGATCGAGTATGTGCCACGGAAATCCGATGCGGGCATCAGCTCTGCCGACGCGCCGCGCAAGTTCAACATGAAAATGATTTAA
- the LINGO1 gene encoding leucine-rich repeat and immunoglobulin-like domain-containing nogo receptor-interacting protein 1 isoform X3, which yields MVAGEASMRSPILACWQPILLLMLGSILSGSATGCPPRCECSAQERAVLCHRKRFMVVPEGIPTETRLLDLGKNRIKTLNQDEFANYPHLEELELNENIISAVEPGAFNNLFNLRTLGLRSNRLKLIPLGVFTGLSNLTKLDISENKIVILLDYMFQDLYNLKSLEVGDNDLVYISHRAFSGLNSLEQLTLEKCNLTSIPTEALSHLHGLIVLRLRHLNINTIRDYSFKRLYRLKVLEISHWPYLDTMTSNCLYGLNLTSLSITHCNLTSIPYVSVRHLVYLRFLNLSYNPIVTIEGSMLHDLLRLQEIQLVGGQLTMVEPFAFRGLNYLRILNVSGNLLTTLEESAFHSVGNLETLILDNNPLACDCRLLWVFRRRWRLNFNKQQPTCSTPEFVQGKEFKDFPDVLLPNYFTCRRARIRDRKAQQIFVDEGHTVHFVCRADGDPPPTIMWLSPRKHLISTKTNGRLTVFPDGTLEVRYAQIQDNGTYLCIASNAGGNDTMLAHLHVRSYSPDWPHQPNKTFAFISNQPNESDANSTRATVPFPFDIKTLIIATTMGFISFLGVVLFCLVLLFLWSRGKGNTKHNIEIEYVPRKSDAGISSADAPRKFNMKMI from the coding sequence ATGGTAGCTGGGGAGGCGAGTATGCGCAGCCCAATCCTGGCCTGCTGGCAGCCGATTCTCCTCCTGATGCTGGGATCCATCCTGTCCGGCTCCGCCACGGGCTGCCCGCCACGCTGCGAGTGCTCTGCCCAGGAGCGCGCCGTCCTGTGCCACCGAAAGCGATTCATGGTCGTGCCGGAGGGGATCCCGACTGAGACCAGGCTGCTGGACTTGGGCAAGAACCGCATCAAGACACTCAACCAGGATGAATTTGCCAACTACCCTcacctggaggagctggagctcaATGAGAACATTATCAGTGCCGTTGAACCTGGGGCTTTCAACAACCTCTTCAACCTCAGGACGCTGGGGCTCAGGAGTAACAGACTCAAGCTGATCCCCTTGGGGGTGTTTACCGGACTCAGCAACCTTACCAAGCTAGACATTAGTGAGAACAAAATCGTGATCCTCCTAGACTACATGTTCCAGGACTTGTACAACCTGAAGTCTTTGGAGGTGGGGGACAATGACCTTGTCTACATCTCCCACCGGGCCTTCAGCGGCCTCAACAGCCTGGAGCAGCTCACCCTGGAGAAATGCAACCTGACTTCCATCCCCACGGAGGCCCTGTCTCACCTTCACGGCTTGATCGTGCTGCGGCTGCGCCATCTGAACATCAACACCATCCGGGATTACTCATTCAAGAGGCTGTACCGGCTCAAGGTCCTTGAGATCTCACACTGGCCCTACCTGGATACTATGACGTCCAACTGCCTCTACGGGTTGAATCTGACCTCCTTGTCCATCACTCACTGCAACCTGACGTCCATCCCGTACGTGTCAGTGAGGCATTTGGTTTACCTCCGGTTCCTGAACCTGTCCTACAACCCCATCGTCACCATCGAGGGCTCCATGCTCCATGACCTGCTCAGGCTGCAGGAGATCCAGCTGGTGGGAGGGCAGCTCACCATGGTGGAGCCCTTCGCCTTCCGCGGCCTCAATTACCTGCGCATACTGAACGTGTCAGGGAATTTGCTGACCACCCTGGAGGAGTCGGCCTTCCACTCGGTGGGCAACCTGGAGACGCTCATCCTCGACAACAACCCCTTAGCCTGCGACTGTCGGCTGCTCTGGGTTTTCCGGCGGCGATGGAGATTGAACTTCAACAAGCAGCAGCCCACCTGCTCCACCCCCGAGTTTGTCCAGGGCAAGGAGTTCAAAGACTTCCCTGACGTCCTCCTGCCCAACTACTTCACCTGCCGCCGAGCACGGATACGGGACCGCAAAGCTCAGCAGATCTTTGTGGACGAAGGCCACACGGTCCATTTTGTCTGCCGGGCAGATGGGGACCCGCCCCCCACCATCATGTGGCTCTCCCCGCGGAAGCACCTCATCTCTACCAAAACCAACGGGCGGCTCACTGTCTTCCCTGACGGCACGCTGGAGGTGCGCTACGCCCAGATCCAGGACAACGGCACCTACCTATGCATCGCCAGCAACGCGGGTGGCAACGACACCATGCTGGCCCACCTGCACGTGCGCAGCTACTCCCCAGACTGGCCCCACCAGCCCAACAAGACCTTCGCGTTCATCTCCAACCAGCCCAACGAGAGCGATGCCAACAGCACGCGCGCCACCGTGCCTTTCCCCTTTGACATCAAGACTCTCATCATCGCCACCACCATGGGCTTCATTTCCTTCCTGGGTGTCGTGCTTTTCTGTCTGGTGCTCCTCTTCCTGTGGAGCCGGGGGAAAGGCAACACCAAGCACAACATTGAGATCGAGTATGTGCCACGGAAATCCGATGCGGGCATCAGCTCTGCCGACGCGCCGCGCAAGTTCAACATGAAAATGATTTAA